From Paenibacillus sp. PvR098:
GGTTCCGTTTAATATCTTCCGGGCTTCCCTCTGCGATTTTCTTTCCATTATTCATGACCACAATGTCATCCGAAACCTCCATGACAAGTCCCATATGATGCTCCACCAATAAGATGGTAATGCCCATTTGGCGAATTTCGCGGAGAACGCCAACCAAGCGTTTGGTCTCGCTATCATTCAATCCTGCGGCAGGTTCATCCAACAGCAGCAGCTTGGGCTTTGCCATCAAGGCTCTTGCCAGCTCAAGCAAACGTTGATACCCGCAAGGAAGCTCGCTTGCCGGCGCGTGCAGCCAACCGGACAACCCGATCTGTTCGCTCACCCGATACGCTTCTTCCAAAGCTTCTTGCTCTTCTTTACGGGAGATGAAACTGCGTATACTGTTTCGGATCATACCCGCTTGAAAGCGCTTGTCATAGCCGACCAACAAATTCTCCAAAACGGTAAATCCGTTGCTGTCAAACATTTTGACGCCTTGAAAGGTCCGAATAATTCCGTGATGGGCAATCTGATGCGGCTTGCTTCCCGTGATGATGCGGTCTTCAAAAAGCACTTGACCCTCAGTTGGAGCAAAATTTCCCGATATCATGTTGAACACGGTCGTTTTCCCCGCGCCGTTGGGGCCGATGAGAGCTTTAATGCTTCCTTTTTCAATGTGAAAGCTCACTTGATCCACTGCTTTCAAACCGCCAAACACTTTGGAAATCTTCTGTACCTGTAACATCGAAACACCTCCATACCGTTCGAGCAGATTCGGTCTTGTCACACTTTGCGTCGTTGAAAGAACCTTTTTTGCAAGATACCGTATATGCCTTTAGGCATGAACAGCAAAATGACGATGAGCGCCGCGCCTGTCAGCAAAATTTTATAATCCTTAAACGAATGCGTCGTTTCGACCAACAGTACCCACACGAAGGATCCCAGCAAAGGACCGTAGATCACACCGTGACCGCCAAGCAAGGACATGACAACCAAATCGACGGAAAGGGCTAAGCCGAAAATATCCGGCGCGATAAAGCTCAAATAGTTAGCCATCACGAAACCGGCCGCAGCCGCATACATCGCACTGACCACGAAAATTTGAAGCTTGATCTTCCCCGTATAAATGCCTAAGGCCGATGCCGCTTCTTCATTACTTTGAATCGCAACCAAGGATCGTCCCGTGCGTGTTTTGGTCAGGTTACGAGCCAGAATAAATCCGACTCCGAATATGACCCAGGCTAATATAAAATAGCCCCTTTCGCCCAAACTGTTCGAAAATACGGTCAAGGAGTTCACGGTCATTCCCGAAGAGCCGCCGGTGATCGGGAACATCGATATCGCGAGCGCCTGGACCAGCAGAGCAAATCCCAACGTGGCGATGGCGAGATAATAGCCCTCCAGCTTCAAAATCGGATAACCGATAATTAATGCTATAAGCGCTGAGCCGATAAGCGCAATCATAAAGATGAGGATCGGATGTAATCCATGATGGCTTAGTATGCCTGTGATATAGGCTCCAAGAGCGATAAAGCCTCCGTTGCCAAGCGAAATTTGTCCGCCGTATCCCATGAGCAATTCCAAGCCGGTAGCTGCTAAAGCATAGATTCCTACAAAGGTAAGCAAGCTGTACAAATAGTGATTGGGAGGAAGCACAATCAGCATGGTACCGACCAGTACGATGACAACACTTAAACCGGCGATTTGTTTTTTCCTCATCGTTTAATCCCTCCTACTAACCCTTTTGGCATAAAAATAAGGAGCAGGAGCAGAAATACCAACGTCATCACATCCTTGTATTCCGATGAAACGAATCCCGCCATGTTGCTTTCGAATATCCCGAGCAGCAGTCCACCCAGCAAAGCTCCGACCGGACTTCCTAACCCCCCAAGAATCGAGGCCACCAATCCCTTAACGACGAACACAAGTCCCAAGGTATAATTCATCAGCAGCAGGGGTGCAATAACTACGCCGCTAATGGCCCCGATCGCTCCGCTCAAACCATAGGCCGTCATTCTCATCTGATTCACGCGGATCCCGGCAAGCCTTACGCTTTCGGGATTCGAGGAGCAAGCCCGAAACGCTTTCCCATAATAGGTTTTATGCAGAAAATAGTAGAGCCCTCCGTTGATCAGAATCATCACGGCAACAATAATCAGAACCTGATTCTGAATGGTGATGTCTCCCATTTTGATAGCGCCAGTCCAAATCGGCTCGGCCGTTTTGGACTGTTTGCCGAAGACCAGCATGGAAATCCCTTGTAAAGTAATCATGATCGCCAAGGTCATAATAATTTGATTAATCAAAGGCGAGGAAGAAATCGGCCTCATCAATGAACGCTCAATGATCAGTCCAATAAGTACCGCAACGACTATCGCTGCAAAAAAAGCCAATACGGAAGGCATATAACCGATGAACACAACGAAAGAAAGCGCTCCCAATGTAAAGTATTCGCCTTGTGACAAATTAATCACCTTGGAGATCGAAAAGACTAACGTAAATCCCATTCCGATCAAGCCGTAGATGCTGCCTAAACTAATTCCTGTGATTAGGCTTTGCAATAAATTGTCCATAGGTCATCCCCTTTAAAACAAATTTACTCGAGCAAGGACCATTTATTATCACGAATTTCTACGATTCTTAACGTTTCCGGGGACAGACCGATCCGATTATCTTTGGTGAATTTAAAGGTTCCATTCACGCCGATAATGCTCTCTCCGCCGTTTTCCATATAATCCTTGATCTTCTGCGGGTCTGTTCCAACCTTTGTCAAAGCATGATAAGCGACATTCAAAGCATCATAACCAAAACCTTCGATGTAACCGGGAACATAGTTATGGTCCTTTTGAAATTGAGAAATGAATTTTTCCAATACTTGTTTTTGCGGATGATCGCCTGGGATTTGCTCGAAAGCCGTGATAATCCCACCGGCGGCGAGCACCTTATCATTATCGACTTTCCCGATCAAGTCCAAGAAAGCTTGCGTTGCTGAGGAGTGGGGGGGCAGCATCGGCACATTCAGCCCGATTTCACTCATTTCCTTCCTTACCTTGACGGCAGGCTCGCCTGTCACGAACGAAATCACGGCCTCCGGCTTAGCAGACATAATGGAAGTAAGCTGCGGCTTCACATTGATGTCATTCATATTAAATGATTCGCGTTTCACGATATGGACATTATACTTCCCTGCATACTGGGTAATCGCTTTGTCTGCGATCTGTCCCAATGCGTCGTTGGGGTTGATGACTCCAATGTTCTTCATACCTTTTTGGGCGAAGTACTGAAATTGCCGCTCGATGACTTGATCCGTGGAATGTACGATCGACCACCCCCAACCGACTTTCGGATTCGGGACATAGCCTCCTGACATCGAGATCATAGGAATTCCGGCAGCCCCTGCTGCCTGCTCCGCAGCATTGGAGGTCGGCGTTCCATTCGGACCGATAATCATGATCACCTTATCCTCATTGATTAGACGTTTCGCCCACCGGCTTGCCTCTTCGGGTTTGGATTGGTCATCGTAAATAATAATCTCAAGAGGGTGGCCATTCACTCCTCCGGATTCGTTAATTTGCTTCTTCAAGGTTTCAACGGCACGCTGTGTGCTTTGTCCCAGCCATCCGGCAGGACCTGTAAGAGAGAGTATGGTACCGATTTTATAAGATTCATTTGCCTTTGGTTCAGCAGGTTTATCGTTAGAAACTTGGTTAGTAGCAGCCTGATTATTTGCAGATTGGTTCGAACATCCAACAGCCGCAAGCATAAAGATCATGATGAAAATACAAGAAAGTTTGAACTTTTTCACCACTGGCATTTCCCCCTTTTAAAAAATAATTCTTAAATAAAGCGCTTTCTTTTTTAAGTAAAAAAAGTAAGGGAGCTACAAGACTCATCCTAGTTCATTGGTTTTCGGCTGTCAAAGATAAAATATGGCTAAGGTCAGCTCCTCAAATTTGCATCAGGCCTCACCTCCGACATCAGAAAATTTTAATTAACATTAAGTAAAATATACTGTAGAAATCCCCCCTTGTCAATTGATTTTTCGTACTATTCTGATATTTGTTTTTGTTTCTGTTTGAGCCTATTTTTTTTCCCATCTTTATCTGAAAAACAAAAGAGGCGAGCAGCTGCCCACCTTTATCAGTTAATAAATATCTACGCGAGCATATGTTTTTTTTGTTATAAGATCTAACCCGCCGCTGCATTTTTAATGCTAAATTCTTTCTTTTGCGTATCAGGAATTTGGTAAACAACCCATGCGCTAATAACAAGGAAAATCGCGGAAAACCATATGCTCAGCGTGTAAGAGCCGTACAGATCATACAATAATCCCGGTATCCATGATCCGGCTGCCGCTCCAACCTGATGGCTAACGGAAATAAACCCAAAAATGACTCCAATTGAATAACGTTCAAATAAATGAGCACAAACGGAACTCGTGGGAGTAATTGCCGCGACATCGGTAAGTCCGTATATCATTCCAAATATAATAAGAGCTGCAATGGAATCAGTTGACAATAGTATCATATAGGTAATTGCTCGTAAGGTAAAAATGATAGCAAGCAGTTTCCCCCTGTGCATTTTATCAGAAAGATATCCGCTGCCAACCGTTCCAAACAGGTTAAAGATGGCTATAAGCGATAAAGTAAGCATGATCCATCGGGTTGGGACCCCTGTTCCTTCTGTATATGGAATAAAATGCGTTTGAACAAAACCCACATCCGTAAATCCACATATAAAATAAGGCGCCGCAATCATCCAAAAATATTTACTTTTCATGATCGCATATACGGATTGTTTTTGTTCAAGAGAATCGGTTGATTCATGCTCTGTGTTCGTATGCTGGGTGCTTTCTTCCTCCCCATACGCCTGAAGTCCAATATCGGACGGTTTGGAGCGCATGAAAAAATAACAAAGTGGAACAATTAGGAAGGTTATAATCAACCCTGAGACCAACATGGAAATGCGCCAGTGATAGGTTGAAATGATGTAAAGAGAAACGGGTACGATAATCAATTGCCCCACAGCCATACCTGACAGTACAATCCCCATGACTGTACCCTGCTTCTTATGAAACCATCTGGCGGCCGCAGCCGTACCTGTCACATTAGAGGCACCCGAAAAACCTATCGAAGCAATAATACCGTAAACGATAGCAAGCTGCCAAAAATCAGTGATATAGGATGAAATAATTAAAGAGATTCCGATCAGCAGCATGCTGACCGTCAGTACCGGACGTGCTCCGTATCTGTCATTCATCCTTCCGGTTACCGGTTGGAAAACACCATACACGACCAGACTTAATGTCGATATGATAGTCACCATACTTCTGCTGACCTCAAACTCTTCCTCCCAAGAGGTTACATATGCTCCAAACGAACTGCGAATCCCCATGGAGCCAAAAAGTCCAAGAAAACCTAAGCCGATGATAACCCAACCATAAAAAAAGGGAAACTTTCTAATGATAAAACCACCTCACACAAACAAATCGTTAGCAGGTTCATCCAAAGCAAACTCTGCTTTACAGCCATAATAAATAAAATCCCCTCGTTCGATAGCGTATAAATCCATTCTTATCGAGTGAATTTTTTCCACTATCAGACGTAGGGGATCCAACCAGTTCATAGGTGACTAAATATTAATGATGATGATCATGATCATGATTATGATCGTGGTCGTGGTCATGGTCTTTACAGTTTTTCAACTCATGCAATAGTTGTTTTAACTGATCCTCAGATACTATTTTCTTTTCAATCAGTAATTTTTCTAACGCCGTTTGCCAATGCTCATAGTAATACTTTTCGGTTTCATGATTCGGATCATTTTTTTCCGCTTTTGTTATTTCTTCAGCTAATTTATCCCGAAAATCATTCCAGACATATAAACCTTTCTTATCCAATGCTACTGCCATTGCAAATATTTTGCCTTCCCAAGGCTCCTGAAAGACAAGCTCTCCATTTTTGCGAGGCAGCGCACTTTTTCCTTCCATGCCTGAGATATAGGATGGGGCTTCCATTTTCGACCAATCCTCTCGTTTTATTAATTTAATGTTACTTTCGATACGCCTATCAAGGCTTCTCTTTGAATCAGTGTAACTAATTCATCTTCAGTCATACTTTCCGTACCCTCTGGTCGTTCGGGCAATACCATGTATCGTGTTTCCGCTAAGCTGTCCCATACCCGAATTTCAACGGTTTCATCCAGCTCCAGGCCAAATTCTTTTAAAACTTGTCTAGGCTCAATGACAACTCGGGATCGATATGCGTTACTTTTATACCATCTAGGCGGCAGCCCTAATACATTCCATGGGTAGCATGAACACAAAGTGCAAACGATAACATTATGAACATTAGGAGTGTTTTCAACTACAACAAATTTAGTGTTCTGAAGATTCTTTATGTCACACTCAACGAGCGCTTTTGTGCCATCGTCCAACAAACGCGCTTTAAATTCCGGATCGGTCCATGCCCGCGCAACCATTTTAGCGCCATTCAACGGTCCGATTTGGTTCTCAAAAAGATCAATTAATCCATCTAACTCCTCGGTGGAAATGAGTCCCTTTTCGAGAAGAATCGATTCTAACGCTTGAATTTTATACTCCACCTCAGTGATTGGAGCTGGATTATGATGGCCATGTTGATTCGACATATATGTAACCCCTTTCTTATTATGTAGCGGCTGGATCTAAATAGCTCTCCCAAAGATCAATCAGGACTTTATCTTTTCCGGGTGCATGAGGACCCCATAACTCGGACGCGTTAAATTCAACAACATAAACAGGCTCTTTATATGGCTGGTCGGAATATACGTTCGATTCAGGGAGCTTGTAATTTCCGTAAATGCCTTTAACAACCCCATATTTCCCTTTGGCATAACCGGGCAATCGGATATGAGCCTTCGAATGGATCATCTTCGTTAAAATTTTGTCCCCCGGCTTAAACTTTGGCGATGGTTCAGGAGTCTGTTCAGGTGTGATTCCCTCTTTATCTTGAACGTATTTCAATTGAGTGAATGCGCCCAAAAGATCCGCTTGGTCATCAATAGAAAATATCTTTCTTATTTCTCTTGTTTCATCATCATTCAGAACATTTTTCTCAAGCAATAGGATCATTAAGCCAATTAACCAACGTTCATAGTAACTGGAGGCCAAGTAATAATCAGGTCTGACTCTTTCAATCGCATAACGAACTTCATCTAATTTAATCACTTTGTTCTTATCCAAACACACCATCATGGCACGCATCTTTTTTTCCCAGTCTGCATGAAAAACAGGCTCATTTTCTTCGCGTATGACCGGTCCAAATCCTTGCATTCCTCCCATATCATGAACGCCATTCATTATATTACAACCCTTCTGTATATTAAGTCTGATTGATAAAGATTAAAAAAACACCTACACATTACTTTTATAGCAATATTACACAATATATAGTTCGATTTGGAACACCCAGTCACGTCCTTGCCAAGAAACAACCTGCCAAGCGGTTGTTTCTTGGATCCGTAGGACAACCAAGTTTCAATTCCATTCACTCATATTACGCATTCGGCACAAAGCTTCTTTATGCTTTATAACCAAAGGATGCCGAGACCTCTTTCATCATCTTTAACAAATATTGGCTTGTCACATCATCGATTTGCGTTGGTATCGTAT
This genomic window contains:
- a CDS encoding branched-chain amino acid ABC transporter permease, producing MRKKQIAGLSVVIVLVGTMLIVLPPNHYLYSLLTFVGIYALAATGLELLMGYGGQISLGNGGFIALGAYITGILSHHGLHPILIFMIALIGSALIALIIGYPILKLEGYYLAIATLGFALLVQALAISMFPITGGSSGMTVNSLTVFSNSLGERGYFILAWVIFGVGFILARNLTKTRTGRSLVAIQSNEEAASALGIYTGKIKLQIFVVSAMYAAAAGFVMANYLSFIAPDIFGLALSVDLVVMSLLGGHGVIYGPLLGSFVWVLLVETTHSFKDYKILLTGAALIVILLFMPKGIYGILQKRFFQRRKV
- a CDS encoding ABC transporter substrate-binding protein — its product is MKKFKLSCIFIMIFMLAAVGCSNQSANNQAATNQVSNDKPAEPKANESYKIGTILSLTGPAGWLGQSTQRAVETLKKQINESGGVNGHPLEIIIYDDQSKPEEASRWAKRLINEDKVIMIIGPNGTPTSNAAEQAAGAAGIPMISMSGGYVPNPKVGWGWSIVHSTDQVIERQFQYFAQKGMKNIGVINPNDALGQIADKAITQYAGKYNVHIVKRESFNMNDINVKPQLTSIMSAKPEAVISFVTGEPAVKVRKEMSEIGLNVPMLPPHSSATQAFLDLIGKVDNDKVLAAGGIITAFEQIPGDHPQKQVLEKFISQFQKDHNYVPGYIEGFGYDALNVAYHALTKVGTDPQKIKDYMENGGESIIGVNGTFKFTKDNRIGLSPETLRIVEIRDNKWSLLE
- a CDS encoding ABC transporter ATP-binding protein; protein product: MLQVQKISKVFGGLKAVDQVSFHIEKGSIKALIGPNGAGKTTVFNMISGNFAPTEGQVLFEDRIITGSKPHQIAHHGIIRTFQGVKMFDSNGFTVLENLLVGYDKRFQAGMIRNSIRSFISRKEEQEALEEAYRVSEQIGLSGWLHAPASELPCGYQRLLELARALMAKPKLLLLDEPAAGLNDSETKRLVGVLREIRQMGITILLVEHHMGLVMEVSDDIVVMNNGKKIAEGSPEDIKRNQDVIQAYMGEEDISA
- a CDS encoding MFS transporter, which encodes MIRKFPFFYGWVIIGLGFLGLFGSMGIRSSFGAYVTSWEEEFEVSRSMVTIISTLSLVVYGVFQPVTGRMNDRYGARPVLTVSMLLIGISLIISSYITDFWQLAIVYGIIASIGFSGASNVTGTAAAARWFHKKQGTVMGIVLSGMAVGQLIIVPVSLYIISTYHWRISMLVSGLIITFLIVPLCYFFMRSKPSDIGLQAYGEEESTQHTNTEHESTDSLEQKQSVYAIMKSKYFWMIAAPYFICGFTDVGFVQTHFIPYTEGTGVPTRWIMLTLSLIAIFNLFGTVGSGYLSDKMHRGKLLAIIFTLRAITYMILLSTDSIAALIIFGMIYGLTDVAAITPTSSVCAHLFERYSIGVIFGFISVSHQVGAAAGSWIPGLLYDLYGSYTLSIWFSAIFLVISAWVVYQIPDTQKKEFSIKNAAAG
- the nthA gene encoding nitrile hydratase subunit alpha; this encodes MSNQHGHHNPAPITEVEYKIQALESILLEKGLISTEELDGLIDLFENQIGPLNGAKMVARAWTDPEFKARLLDDGTKALVECDIKNLQNTKFVVVENTPNVHNVIVCTLCSCYPWNVLGLPPRWYKSNAYRSRVVIEPRQVLKEFGLELDETVEIRVWDSLAETRYMVLPERPEGTESMTEDELVTLIQREALIGVSKVTLN
- a CDS encoding nitrile hydratase accessory protein — encoded protein: MEAPSYISGMEGKSALPRKNGELVFQEPWEGKIFAMAVALDKKGLYVWNDFRDKLAEEITKAEKNDPNHETEKYYYEHWQTALEKLLIEKKIVSEDQLKQLLHELKNCKDHDHDHDHNHDHDHHH
- the nthB gene encoding nitrile hydratase subunit beta: MNGVHDMGGMQGFGPVIREENEPVFHADWEKKMRAMMVCLDKNKVIKLDEVRYAIERVRPDYYLASSYYERWLIGLMILLLEKNVLNDDETREIRKIFSIDDQADLLGAFTQLKYVQDKEGITPEQTPEPSPKFKPGDKILTKMIHSKAHIRLPGYAKGKYGVVKGIYGNYKLPESNVYSDQPYKEPVYVVEFNASELWGPHAPGKDKVLIDLWESYLDPAAT
- a CDS encoding branched-chain amino acid ABC transporter permease — protein: MDNLLQSLITGISLGSIYGLIGMGFTLVFSISKVINLSQGEYFTLGALSFVVFIGYMPSVLAFFAAIVVAVLIGLIIERSLMRPISSSPLINQIIMTLAIMITLQGISMLVFGKQSKTAEPIWTGAIKMGDITIQNQVLIIVAVMILINGGLYYFLHKTYYGKAFRACSSNPESVRLAGIRVNQMRMTAYGLSGAIGAISGVVIAPLLLMNYTLGLVFVVKGLVASILGGLGSPVGALLGGLLLGIFESNMAGFVSSEYKDVMTLVFLLLLLIFMPKGLVGGIKR